The genomic DNA aaactatgaataaatctttccttttgttatggttttttttattcctttctgtatttctttatcttgcggattctatcttgatttatttgtttctctctctctctctctctctctctctctctctctctctctctctctctctctccccttcatacctgaagacatttggactccagttgaagccaaaaaagAATCTGTCGTATTCtaatggctttctctctctctctctctctctctctctctctctctctctcctctctctctctctctctctctctctcaactcgctttttttttaaaataaggctgaattcaggaaaggtttcggtaatcatagatatggcttctcaagttttcaaagcattttgtGTGAATTTTGAAATGGAAGCAATGAAGAAAGCTgtaagaattctccttaacggaggatggcaatggcgatcaCATCCTGCAACGGAACTCTGGcgggcctggcgagggacattgtcggcggcgaagcagcggagaaggatgaggttttccgtttggtcgaccaacatgtcctttggccgaagatggccttgctcttgggcacaggtgcctttggcactgctgccgtcggagcatttttctttttcaagtgcctgtgtggaagaaacggaaaaggaggagagactgtgagagatgaagagcttttgcagaatcttctcaaggaaattgaaggagaaactacacaggaagatggtgaatttcttccagctgaaggaatgtttcAGGAAGAGCTGGacgatggtgaatttcttccagctgaaggagtgttccaagatgcactggaagatgaaatcgatcttccagctgaaggaatgttccaaaaagagctggaagatggtgaatttcttccagcagagggagtgttccaagaagagctgtaagatggtgaatttcttccagctggagaaactttccaggatgaactggaagatggaATCGATCTTTCTGCTGAAAAAAAAGGGCcatgatgaactggaagatgaaatcgatcttccagtggaagaacaagaaaaagaggcgGGTCTTCatcaaagaggagaagaggaggatgtaCAAGAAAATGAGGAGAAGGCGGAAGATGAAAAAGTTCCTACTCTAGAAGAAAATCGGTCTGAATACGATTCAAAGACAGAGAGTagtgataaaaagctctcaaataaaaagaaaagaaaaagaaagctctcaaaggaagagaccagtaatgcttaagtgtctaaggaagagaccagtaatggtgaaatcactaaggaagagatgaataacagagaggtatcaaagaaagagaagaatgatAAAAAGCTCTATAAGAGGGAAAagaggaaaagagagctctcaaaggcagggagaagaaagagaaatctcaaaggagcggagcaataatgaagagttctcagaggaagtggagagatttggttctgaggacatcctggtggtcaaagagcatctaatactagaaagatggcacctcaaaatagaggtcagacaacatcaaatactagaagtatggcacctcaaaatagaggtcaaagaacaattAATGCAataaggatgacacctcaaaatagaggtcagtcACCATCTAGTGCTAGAAGGATGGCCCCTCAAAAAAGAGGTCGATTACCATCAAATGCTGGAaggatagcacctcaaaatagaggtcaaagaacctctaatgctagaaggatggcacctcaatatagaggtcaaagaacatataatgctagaagAATGGtacctcaaatagaggtcaaagaacatctaatgctagtaggatggcacctcaaaatagatgtcaaagaacatctaatgctagaaggatggcacctcaatatagaggtcaaagaacctctaatgctagaaggatggcacctcaaaagagaggtcaaagaacctctaatgctagaaggatggcacctcaaaatagaggtcaaaggacatctaatgctagaaggatggcacctcaaaatagaggtcaaagaacatctgatgctagaaggatggcacctcaaaatagaggctaaagaacctctaatgctagaaggatggaacctcaaaatagaggtcaaagaacctctaatgcttggaagatggcacctcaaaatagaggtcaaagaacctctaatgctagaaggatggcacctcaaaataaaggtcaaagaagatctaatgctagaaggatggcacctcaaaataggggtaaaaaaacctctaatgctagaaggatggcacctcaaaataaaggtcaaagaacctctaatgctagaaggttggcacctgaaaatagaggtcaaaggacatctaatgctagaaggatgacacctcaaaatagaggtcaaagaacctctaatgctaggaagatagcacctcaaaatagaggtcaaagaacctctaatgctagaaagagggcacctcaaaatagaagtcaattACCATCAAATGCTAGAAagatggaacctcaaaatagaggtcaaagaacctctaatgctagaaggatggcacctcaaaatagaggtaaaaaaacctctaatgctagaaggatggcacctcaaaatagaggtcgaagaacctctaatgctagaaggatggcacctcaaaatagaggtcaaaggacatctaatgctagaaggatggcacctcaaaatagaggtcaaagagcatctaatgctagaaggatggcacctcaaaatagaggtcaatgaacctctaatgctagaaggatggcacctcaaaatagaggtcaaagaacatataatgctagaagga from Palaemon carinicauda isolate YSFRI2023 chromosome 34, ASM3689809v2, whole genome shotgun sequence includes the following:
- the LOC137626539 gene encoding KS1 protein-like: MAITSCNGTLAGLARDIVGGEAAEKDELEKLSRMNWKMESIFLLKKKGHDELEDEIDLPVEEQEKEAGLHQRGEEEDVQENEEKAEDEKVPTLEENRSEYDSKTESSDKKLSNKKKRKRKLSKEETSNA